The following proteins come from a genomic window of Denitromonas sp.:
- the trpB gene encoding tryptophan synthase subunit beta: protein MQMADTPYQMPDAQGHFGPYGGVFVAETLIPALDSLREAYAACQQDPAFMDEYRYELRHFVGRPSPIYHARRWSELLGGAQIYLKREDLNHTGAHKINNCIGQALLARHMGKPRVIAETGAGQHGVATATVAARYGLECVVYMGEEDVRRQAANVYRMKLLGATVVPVSSGSRTLKDALNEAMRDWVTNIHDTFYIIGTVAGPHPYPQLVRDFQKVIGEECLTQMPEMAGRQPDAVIACVGGGSNAMGIFYPYIPYTDVKLIGVEAAGDGLDSGRHAASLSAGKPGVLHGNRTYLLQNEDGQIIETHSISAGLDYPGVGPEHAWLKDRHRAEYVGVTDAEALQAFHDLCRYEGIIPALESSHALAYAAQLAPTLSKDKVLLVNLSGRGDKDMHTVAEKSGIQF from the coding sequence ATGCAGATGGCTGACACGCCGTATCAGATGCCGGACGCGCAGGGCCACTTTGGCCCCTATGGTGGCGTGTTCGTTGCAGAAACCCTGATCCCCGCCTTGGACAGCCTGCGTGAAGCCTACGCAGCGTGCCAGCAGGATCCCGCCTTCATGGACGAGTACCGCTACGAGCTGCGCCACTTCGTTGGCCGGCCGAGCCCGATCTACCATGCCCGGCGCTGGTCCGAGCTGCTCGGCGGCGCGCAGATCTATCTCAAGCGCGAAGACCTCAACCACACCGGCGCCCACAAGATCAACAACTGCATCGGCCAGGCGCTGCTCGCCCGCCACATGGGCAAGCCACGTGTGATCGCCGAAACCGGCGCCGGACAGCACGGCGTGGCAACGGCCACGGTGGCGGCACGCTACGGCCTCGAGTGCGTGGTCTATATGGGTGAGGAAGACGTGCGCCGGCAGGCGGCCAACGTCTATCGCATGAAGCTGCTGGGCGCCACCGTGGTGCCGGTCAGCTCCGGCTCGCGCACGCTCAAGGATGCGCTCAACGAGGCCATGCGCGACTGGGTGACCAACATCCACGACACCTTCTACATCATCGGTACCGTGGCCGGTCCGCACCCCTATCCGCAACTGGTGCGGGACTTCCAGAAAGTCATTGGCGAGGAATGCCTGACCCAGATGCCGGAGATGGCCGGTCGCCAGCCCGATGCGGTGATCGCCTGCGTTGGCGGCGGGTCGAACGCGATGGGCATCTTCTATCCCTATATTCCGTACACCGACGTCAAGCTGATCGGTGTCGAGGCAGCCGGCGACGGGCTCGATTCCGGCCGCCATGCGGCGTCGCTGTCGGCCGGCAAACCCGGTGTGCTGCACGGCAATCGCACCTATCTGCTGCAGAACGAAGACGGTCAGATCATCGAGACCCACTCGATCTCGGCAGGCCTGGATTACCCCGGCGTCGGACCCGAGCACGCCTGGCTCAAGGACCGCCATCGCGCCGAATATGTCGGCGTGACCGATGCCGAGGCGCTGCAGGCATTTCACGATTTGTGCCGCTACGAAGGTATTATCCCGGCCCTTGAGTCGTCGCATGCCCTGGCCTATGCCGCGCAGCTGGCTCCGACGCTGTCGAAGGACAAGGTGCTGCTGGTGAATCTGTCCGGTCGTGGCGACAAGGACATGCACACGGTGGCGGAAAAGTCCGGCATCCAGTTCTGA
- a CDS encoding FimV/HubP family polar landmark protein: MNTFQKTSLRATVIAATIAALPLSAQAAGLGRISVLSALGQPLRAEIELNATADEVKSMTATVAAPEAFKAAKLSYAPALTSIRMAVEQRGGKPYVRLSSAKPVNDPFVSLLVELNWQSGRLLREYTFLLDPPAMPAPAASADVAAPPVAQPRATAARPIGGQSAGGQGADRYTVRRGDTLGKIAAQHLPQGVAMDQMLVALYRANPEAFVDNNVNRLRSGVILNVPDAAAATAIPQGEARREIVAHAADFAEYRRRIAARVAEATPEEAPSSQSSSGKITAKVEEPALPSAASKDQVKVSKTVDEAKPAADVAGGEMAAAAERLKSLEEDLVARDKALREATDRLAALEANIAELQKLIALKNENLAALQKQASAAPPAPAATTESAPPVAQTPEPVVEQKPETPASAAQQDALDKELKALVAAEPTAPAADAPAAAEPPAPVAAAPEPAPAPTPAPAAPPPAAPPPAEPSFLESLLANPTTLYGGGGILALLLGYGLLRSRKNRAGGGAGGDRHGVGVPARSELGVW; encoded by the coding sequence TTGAATACCTTCCAGAAGACCTCTCTCAGGGCCACCGTCATTGCGGCCACGATCGCGGCGCTGCCGCTCAGTGCGCAGGCCGCCGGCCTGGGTCGCATTTCCGTACTCAGTGCGCTTGGACAGCCACTCAGGGCGGAGATCGAGCTCAATGCCACGGCCGATGAAGTCAAGTCGATGACGGCGACCGTGGCGGCGCCGGAGGCGTTCAAGGCCGCCAAGCTGAGCTACGCGCCCGCACTGACCTCGATCCGGATGGCCGTTGAGCAGCGGGGCGGTAAGCCCTATGTGCGACTCAGCAGCGCCAAACCGGTCAACGATCCCTTTGTCAGTTTGCTGGTCGAACTGAACTGGCAGTCCGGCCGCCTGCTTCGCGAATACACCTTCCTGCTCGATCCGCCCGCCATGCCGGCACCGGCTGCATCGGCCGACGTTGCCGCGCCGCCCGTGGCGCAACCGCGCGCCACCGCTGCGCGGCCCATTGGCGGGCAGAGCGCCGGCGGGCAGGGCGCTGATCGCTACACGGTTCGCCGCGGCGATACGCTGGGAAAGATTGCCGCGCAGCACCTGCCGCAGGGTGTGGCGATGGACCAGATGCTGGTCGCGCTGTACCGCGCCAACCCGGAAGCCTTCGTTGACAACAACGTCAACCGGCTGCGCTCCGGCGTGATCCTGAATGTGCCGGATGCGGCGGCGGCGACGGCCATCCCGCAAGGCGAGGCGCGCCGGGAAATCGTCGCCCATGCGGCGGATTTCGCCGAGTACCGCCGCCGGATCGCTGCCCGCGTGGCGGAGGCGACGCCCGAAGAGGCGCCGTCCAGCCAGAGCAGCAGCGGCAAGATTACCGCCAAGGTCGAAGAACCGGCGCTGCCCAGTGCTGCGAGTAAGGATCAGGTCAAGGTCTCCAAGACGGTTGACGAGGCCAAGCCCGCGGCCGACGTCGCTGGCGGGGAGATGGCTGCCGCGGCAGAACGCCTGAAATCGCTCGAAGAAGACCTGGTCGCGCGTGACAAGGCCTTGCGTGAGGCCACTGACCGCCTGGCCGCACTCGAAGCGAATATCGCCGAACTCCAGAAGCTCATCGCACTGAAGAACGAAAACCTGGCCGCGCTTCAGAAGCAGGCCAGTGCCGCGCCGCCCGCGCCGGCGGCCACGACCGAATCGGCACCGCCGGTGGCCCAGACGCCTGAACCGGTGGTCGAACAAAAGCCCGAAACGCCTGCCAGCGCTGCGCAACAGGACGCGCTCGACAAGGAACTCAAGGCGCTGGTCGCCGCCGAGCCGACGGCCCCGGCAGCCGATGCGCCCGCCGCGGCCGAGCCGCCGGCACCGGTAGCCGCGGCCCCCGAACCGGCCCCGGCCCCTACGCCCGCGCCGGCAGCACCGCCACCGGCAGCACCGCCGCCGGCCGAGCCGAGTTTCCTCGAGTCGCTGCTGGCCAACCCGACCACGTTGTACGGTGGGGGCGGCATCCTGGCCTTGTTGCTGGGCTATGGCTTGCTGCGTAGCCGCAAGAACCGCGCGGGGGGGGGCGCCGGAGGCGACCGCCATGGCGTCGGTGTTCCCGCCCGATCAGAACTCGGTGTTTGGTGA
- the truA gene encoding tRNA pseudouridine(38-40) synthase TruA, giving the protein MTRIVLSVEYAGESFEGWQTQPHGRTVQDALERALACVADTAVPTVCAGRTDTGVHATTQIVHFDAPVVRPVSAWVRGVNSHLPDGVAVRWAQPVGADFHARFSATARHYRYVLFNGPVRPALLNARVGWFHRPLAAARMAEAAQVLLGEHDFSAFRAAGCQAHSPVRRMRHAHVQRCGEFVVFDFCADAFLHHMIRNLVGALVYIGKGAQPVGWMGELLRGRDRTRAAPTFAAAGLYLCGVEYPDQWSLPGQGRIICTPQFALPMPCPEPESRSAD; this is encoded by the coding sequence GTGACGCGCATTGTGCTGAGTGTGGAGTATGCCGGCGAGTCCTTCGAGGGTTGGCAGACACAACCTCACGGCCGGACGGTGCAGGATGCGCTGGAGCGGGCGCTGGCCTGTGTTGCCGACACCGCCGTGCCGACGGTGTGCGCCGGACGCACCGACACCGGGGTGCACGCCACGACGCAGATCGTGCATTTCGACGCGCCGGTGGTGCGTCCGGTGAGCGCGTGGGTGAGGGGGGTCAATAGCCACTTGCCTGATGGCGTGGCCGTGCGCTGGGCGCAACCGGTCGGGGCCGACTTCCATGCCCGCTTCAGTGCCACGGCGCGCCACTACCGATATGTCTTGTTCAACGGCCCGGTGCGGCCGGCCTTGCTCAATGCCCGCGTTGGCTGGTTTCATCGTCCGCTCGCGGCCGCGCGCATGGCTGAGGCGGCGCAGGTGCTGCTTGGCGAGCACGATTTCTCGGCCTTTCGTGCAGCGGGCTGCCAGGCCCATTCGCCGGTACGCCGGATGCGCCATGCGCATGTCCAGCGCTGCGGCGAGTTCGTGGTCTTCGATTTCTGTGCGGACGCCTTCCTGCATCACATGATCCGCAATCTGGTCGGCGCGCTGGTGTATATCGGCAAGGGCGCGCAGCCGGTCGGCTGGATGGGTGAGCTGCTGCGTGGGCGGGACCGTACCCGCGCGGCGCCAACCTTTGCCGCCGCTGGCCTGTATCTGTGCGGGGTCGAGTATCCGGATCAATGGTCCTTGCCGGGGCAGGGGCGTATCATTTGCACTCCTCAATTTGCGTTGCCCATGCCGTGCCCCGAACCCGAATCAAGATCTGCGGACTGA
- a CDS encoding phosphoribosylanthranilate isomerase: MPRTRIKICGLTRAQDVDAAVAAGADALGFVFYPASPRHVTIDQAAALMARVPPFVTIVALFVNADPAFVREALARLPIGLLQFHGDETEADCLQYGRPYIRAARMRAGVDLIEYAACFPSARGLLLDAFVEGYGGGGKVFDWSLIPPDFDRPLILSGGLSADNVTEAVRRIRPWAVDVSSGVEAGKGIKDAGAIARFISGVRDADG, translated from the coding sequence GTGCCCCGAACCCGAATCAAGATCTGCGGACTGACCCGCGCGCAGGATGTCGACGCCGCCGTGGCGGCCGGTGCCGACGCGCTGGGCTTTGTGTTCTATCCGGCCAGCCCGCGCCATGTGACGATCGACCAGGCCGCCGCCCTGATGGCGCGGGTGCCGCCCTTCGTGACCATCGTGGCCCTGTTCGTGAACGCCGATCCGGCGTTTGTCCGCGAGGCGCTCGCCCGGCTGCCGATCGGTCTGCTCCAGTTCCACGGCGATGAGACGGAGGCCGACTGCCTGCAGTACGGTCGGCCTTACATTCGTGCCGCCCGGATGCGCGCCGGGGTCGATCTGATAGAATACGCAGCTTGCTTTCCGTCGGCCCGTGGCCTGCTCCTCGACGCCTTTGTCGAAGGCTATGGCGGTGGTGGAAAAGTGTTTGATTGGTCCCTGATTCCCCCGGATTTCGATCGCCCCCTGATCCTGTCGGGTGGCTTGTCGGCGGACAACGTCACCGAGGCCGTGCGGCGGATTCGCCCCTGGGCCGTGGACGTGTCCAGTGGCGTCGAGGCGGGCAAGGGAATCAAGGATGCCGGGGCAATCGCCCGGTTCATTTCCGGAGTGAGAGATGCAGATGGCTGA
- a CDS encoding FimV/HubP family polar landmark protein produces MASVFPPDQNSVFGETGGQSVDTGSSSLIQTDFSQSGLSAIDADEGVDPVAEADVYMAYGRDAQAEEILLDALKGDPNRTAVHLKLMEIYGQRKNMKQFETTATELYSVTGGNGPDWVKAAEMGRKLDPDNPLFLRGPQSEIDLPLDDELPADEDFKAAPPADDSEAFSAPAAEAPVPPKAAAPAEVDAPSDIDAAIDGEDNAEMSLDLSASVPNPDAPSPSQLKDTWAIPGDLNQFTDSDLEAAASAQGEAVSELDQAASETLPEGLDAGDLDFDLELDDAVEPPAADAASMEATEVAGRTLNDSFTTTDTGLEFNLDLAEPDETADASLDSTRVNGVDDTETDLGKVSDLEFDADVAASAPDTAKEEGPDERVEDVGSESVVDLEKTNFDGSLLDFDFDLDEAKAAEGDDSPMMATSLDLSDISLDLEGADDAPSEVEATPAASEDTPPVAESEADTTEDLDDVPPVFDEPAPSDARKPVADEAAQEDDMMASLSKSVVTSLTDSRSMPDMPDDDELNQEVDTKLELARAYEEMGDAEGARELLEEVIRDGNDAQQEQARAVFARLG; encoded by the coding sequence ATGGCGTCGGTGTTCCCGCCCGATCAGAACTCGGTGTTTGGTGAAACCGGTGGTCAAAGTGTCGATACCGGCAGCAGCAGCCTGATTCAGACTGACTTCAGCCAGTCCGGCCTGTCTGCCATCGATGCCGACGAGGGCGTGGACCCGGTGGCCGAAGCCGACGTCTATATGGCGTACGGGCGCGATGCCCAGGCCGAGGAGATTCTCCTCGATGCCCTCAAGGGCGATCCGAACCGCACGGCCGTGCATCTGAAGCTGATGGAGATCTACGGCCAGCGCAAGAACATGAAGCAGTTCGAGACCACGGCAACCGAGCTGTATTCGGTCACCGGTGGCAATGGTCCGGACTGGGTGAAGGCGGCCGAGATGGGGCGCAAGCTCGATCCGGACAACCCGTTGTTCCTGCGTGGCCCGCAAAGCGAGATCGACCTGCCGCTGGATGACGAACTGCCGGCCGATGAAGATTTCAAGGCGGCTCCGCCAGCGGACGACAGCGAGGCGTTTTCCGCACCAGCGGCGGAAGCCCCGGTGCCGCCCAAGGCAGCTGCGCCGGCCGAGGTGGACGCGCCGTCCGATATCGATGCAGCCATCGATGGCGAGGACAACGCGGAAATGTCGCTGGATCTGTCGGCCTCGGTGCCGAACCCCGACGCCCCGTCGCCCTCCCAGCTCAAGGACACCTGGGCGATTCCGGGTGATCTGAACCAGTTCACCGACTCCGATCTCGAAGCGGCGGCCAGCGCCCAGGGCGAAGCGGTGTCGGAACTCGATCAGGCCGCTTCTGAAACCCTGCCCGAAGGCCTGGACGCCGGTGATCTCGACTTCGATCTGGAGCTTGACGATGCGGTCGAGCCGCCGGCTGCCGATGCCGCCTCGATGGAAGCGACCGAAGTGGCCGGGCGTACGCTGAATGACAGCTTCACGACCACCGACACCGGCCTTGAGTTCAACCTGGATCTGGCCGAGCCGGATGAGACCGCCGATGCGTCGCTCGACAGCACGCGGGTCAACGGCGTCGATGACACCGAGACCGATCTCGGGAAAGTGAGCGATCTCGAGTTCGATGCCGATGTGGCAGCGTCTGCGCCCGATACGGCCAAGGAAGAAGGGCCTGACGAGCGTGTCGAGGATGTCGGTAGCGAGTCCGTGGTCGATCTGGAAAAGACCAATTTCGACGGCAGCCTGCTCGATTTCGATTTCGATCTGGACGAGGCGAAAGCCGCGGAAGGCGATGACAGCCCGATGATGGCGACGTCGCTGGACCTGTCCGATATCAGCCTGGATCTGGAAGGCGCGGACGACGCGCCGTCCGAGGTCGAGGCAACGCCGGCAGCAAGTGAAGACACACCGCCGGTCGCCGAGAGCGAGGCGGATACGACTGAAGATCTGGACGACGTCCCGCCGGTGTTCGATGAACCGGCGCCGAGCGATGCCCGCAAGCCCGTGGCGGATGAAGCCGCGCAGGAAGACGACATGATGGCCTCGCTGTCGAAGAGCGTCGTGACTTCGCTGACCGACAGTCGGAGCATGCCCGACATGCCGGACGACGATGAGTTGAACCAGGAAGTCGATACCAAGCTGGAGCTGGCGCGCGCCTATGAAGAAATGGGCGATGCCGAAGGCGCCCGCGAGTTGCTCGAAGAGGTCATCCGCGACGGCAACGACGCTCAGCAGGAGCAGGCACGTGCCGTGTTTGCCCGGTTGGGGTGA